In one window of Leptospira sp. GIMC2001 DNA:
- a CDS encoding methyl-accepting chemotaxis protein → MKSNESSEIIKSRRHKSDKFFLILLLLHIPISLLFAWDHGTIYQVGIMSCALGLLIVISHYIFKGKYILSFMNGLFLMSFSAILIHAQLGRIEMHFHIFGALAFLLIYMDWKILPFTAGFIAVHHLAGNLLQSLEIKINEIPIRVFNYGCGWDIVFLHAGFVVFETAILIYLAYVIRSEIDKQINTNDTLMEMSGNIKRIVNLVQTNTIDFSNNADKIDKITAEFRSSFADQSTNVEEISAATEETAASTQHMLVGANKQIQEIDHIIQLNNQLENQNNQFVEKINKNRNLINGAASNVKETGSNFEILLRSMQTSVEDSESMNEILNLIGDIADKVNLLSLNASIEAARAGDAGRGFAVVAQEVAKLADSTAKATKDISTISNKISNIIQSNYNKTIEIDEKKKKFLMSIESSVQSSLEISTEIEKTKSLISNQNSAIEKFFKFANEIQVSSKEQAHSMDEISKSILDINLKTQENLSTTSTIADSIQESRKIFELIRDDVQNLENALKS, encoded by the coding sequence ATGAAATCCAACGAATCTTCAGAAATTATAAAATCACGCAGACATAAATCCGATAAATTTTTTCTAATTCTTCTCCTACTGCATATACCAATTAGTTTACTCTTTGCTTGGGATCACGGAACCATCTATCAGGTTGGAATCATGAGCTGCGCTTTAGGATTATTGATTGTTATCTCTCATTATATTTTTAAGGGCAAATATATTTTATCCTTTATGAATGGATTGTTTTTGATGAGCTTTTCTGCAATCTTGATCCATGCGCAATTGGGTCGGATAGAAATGCATTTTCATATTTTTGGTGCCTTGGCTTTTCTATTGATATATATGGATTGGAAAATTCTGCCATTTACTGCGGGATTTATTGCTGTCCATCATCTTGCTGGAAATTTGCTTCAATCTCTTGAAATCAAAATCAACGAAATTCCTATTCGTGTATTCAATTATGGTTGTGGATGGGATATTGTCTTTCTCCATGCTGGATTTGTTGTTTTTGAAACTGCTATTTTAATTTATCTGGCTTATGTGATTCGCTCGGAGATTGATAAGCAAATTAATACAAATGATACGCTCATGGAAATGTCAGGGAATATAAAAAGGATCGTTAATCTAGTTCAGACAAATACGATTGATTTCTCGAATAATGCAGATAAGATTGATAAAATTACCGCAGAATTTCGTTCGAGTTTTGCGGATCAATCAACGAATGTAGAAGAAATTTCCGCTGCAACAGAAGAAACGGCTGCATCAACTCAACATATGCTTGTAGGTGCCAATAAACAAATTCAAGAGATAGATCATATTATCCAGCTCAACAACCAGTTGGAGAATCAGAATAATCAATTTGTAGAAAAAATAAATAAAAATCGAAATTTAATCAACGGAGCAGCTTCGAATGTAAAGGAAACTGGTTCGAATTTTGAAATTTTGCTTCGATCAATGCAAACGAGTGTAGAAGATTCAGAAAGTATGAACGAAATTTTGAATTTAATCGGAGACATAGCGGACAAAGTGAATCTACTTTCATTAAATGCATCTATTGAGGCGGCAAGGGCAGGAGATGCTGGTCGTGGATTTGCGGTGGTTGCCCAAGAAGTTGCAAAGCTCGCCGATTCTACAGCCAAGGCTACAAAAGATATTTCCACTATTTCTAATAAAATTTCGAATATTATTCAATCGAACTATAACAAAACAATCGAAATTGATGAGAAGAAAAAAAAATTCCTAATGAGTATTGAAAGTTCCGTTCAGTCTTCGTTGGAAATATCCACAGAGATTGAGAAGACTAAATCTTTGATTTCTAATCAGAACTCAGCTATTGAAAAGTTTTTCAAATTTGCCAATGAAATCCAGGTCTCTTCCAAAGAGCAAGCTCATAGCATGGATGAAATATCCAAATCGATTTTAGATATAAATCTCAAAACACAAGAAAATCTAAGTACAACGTCAACAATCGCTGATTCAATTCAGGAAAGCCGCAAAATATTTGAATTGATTCGAGATGATGTCCAGAATTTAGAAAATGCGTTGAAGTCATAG
- a CDS encoding SCO family protein, which produces MKLKIIGVIVGIISISLFSIVDVSSIFGAREVNIDLENHWIDQSGNTLDLRSSDHWTLIYSGFVGCGSTCPVAIQKMYSLSPIFKRENIQLVFLSTDPLLSPSELQDYLDSQTNENYKMTGYIDKFGDPANSLRKLKLFLYQGMNSHHSGDFILTSPNGSEAYILNDINEGKILPIVQNSQKLSKLL; this is translated from the coding sequence ATGAAACTCAAGATCATAGGAGTTATAGTCGGGATAATTAGTATATCTTTATTTTCTATTGTGGATGTTAGTTCAATTTTTGGTGCAAGAGAAGTAAATATAGACTTGGAGAATCACTGGATCGATCAATCAGGGAATACTCTTGATCTTAGAAGTTCAGATCATTGGACGTTAATTTACTCTGGCTTTGTTGGATGTGGTTCAACTTGTCCAGTCGCTATACAGAAGATGTATTCGTTATCTCCAATTTTCAAAAGAGAAAATATCCAATTGGTATTTTTATCAACGGATCCTTTGCTATCTCCGTCTGAACTACAAGATTATCTGGATTCTCAAACGAATGAAAATTATAAAATGACCGGTTATATAGATAAATTTGGCGATCCTGCAAATTCCCTTAGAAAACTAAAATTGTTCTTATACCAAGGAATGAATAGTCACCATTCAGGTGATTTTATATTAACCTCTCCAAATGGATCAGAGGCCTATATTTTGAATGATATCAATGAGGGTAAGATTTTGCCAATCGTGCAAAATTCTCAAAAATTGTCTAAATTACTTTGA
- a CDS encoding DUF4332 domain-containing protein has translation MAKLEEVEGIGPKYADTLRKAGVRSTNDLLKKGGTPEGRKQIVKDSGISAKLILEWVNHVDLFRIKGVGSEYADLLEEAGVDSVVELSKRVPKNLYEGMLATNAKKKLVRIAPALVKVERWVAQAKKLPRAVSH, from the coding sequence ATGGCAAAATTAGAAGAAGTAGAAGGTATCGGACCTAAATATGCTGATACATTACGTAAAGCTGGAGTAAGATCAACAAATGATTTACTAAAGAAAGGCGGAACTCCCGAAGGAAGAAAGCAAATTGTAAAAGACTCAGGAATTAGTGCGAAATTAATTCTTGAATGGGTGAATCATGTGGATTTATTCAGAATCAAAGGCGTAGGATCAGAATATGCAGATCTTCTTGAAGAAGCAGGCGTTGATTCAGTCGTTGAACTTTCAAAAAGAGTGCCTAAAAATCTTTATGAAGGAATGCTCGCAACCAATGCAAAGAAAAAATTGGTTCGAATAGCACCTGCACTTGTTAAAGTAGAAAGATGGGTTGCTCAAGCGAAGAAGCTTCCAAGAGCAGTATCTCACTAA
- a CDS encoding DUF937 domain-containing protein: MSLQLLPTILELLNGSTSDQMSSKLDLNSTQVTTAATIAIPLIIQAMSKNSQEEKGAESLAKALAKDHDGSILENVAGYIEKSDLKEGQGILKHLIGSNSSGIAETIGTMAGIDKDKSTQILSMLAPIVLGLLGKYMTQKNLSPTELAANLAEEENEVGSAVPGAVSMFKSLLDSNGDGQIGDDALKIGGQLLGAFLKNR, from the coding sequence ATGAGTCTACAATTATTACCTACAATTCTTGAACTTCTGAATGGATCAACCAGTGATCAGATGTCAAGCAAACTCGATCTCAATTCAACCCAAGTAACCACAGCTGCAACTATCGCAATACCTTTGATTATACAAGCTATGTCCAAGAACTCTCAAGAAGAGAAAGGAGCTGAAAGTCTTGCTAAAGCATTAGCAAAAGACCATGACGGTTCAATTTTAGAAAACGTAGCTGGTTATATAGAAAAAAGTGATCTTAAAGAAGGACAAGGAATTTTGAAGCATCTTATCGGATCAAATAGTTCTGGAATCGCGGAAACTATTGGCACAATGGCTGGTATTGATAAAGATAAGTCAACACAGATCCTTTCTATGCTTGCTCCAATTGTTCTTGGTCTTTTGGGTAAATATATGACACAGAAAAATTTATCCCCAACTGAGCTTGCAGCAAATCTCGCTGAAGAAGAAAATGAAGTAGGTTCTGCTGTTCCAGGCGCAGTTTCAATGTTCAAAAGCCTACTTGATAGTAATGGTGATGGGCAGATCGGTGATGATGCTTTAAAAATCGGCGGTCAGCTTCTGGGCGCATTTTTAAAGAATAGATAA
- a CDS encoding AAC(3)-I family aminoglycoside N-acetyltransferase codes for MLIEYKTLDFGDVALLQELNFLFGEAFEDPERYHHSPPNKLYLENLLKKDNFICLVALENGKVLGGLVAYVLEKFEMEQKEIYIYDLAVAELYRRKGIARNLILELKRIASDKNAYVIYVQADYGDDPAIKLYESLGIREEVLHFDIAVDQKNQ; via the coding sequence ATGCTTATTGAATACAAAACATTGGATTTTGGTGATGTAGCCTTGCTTCAAGAACTGAACTTTCTTTTTGGTGAAGCTTTCGAAGACCCAGAAAGATACCATCATTCGCCTCCCAATAAACTTTATCTCGAAAACCTCCTAAAAAAAGATAACTTCATTTGCTTGGTCGCGCTCGAAAATGGAAAGGTTCTTGGCGGTTTGGTCGCTTACGTTCTTGAAAAATTTGAAATGGAACAAAAGGAAATATATATCTATGACCTTGCTGTAGCTGAGCTCTACCGTCGAAAAGGGATTGCGAGAAATCTAATTTTAGAATTGAAAAGAATTGCGAGCGATAAAAATGCCTATGTGATATACGTTCAAGCGGACTACGGCGACGATCCCGCAATTAAGTTATATGAATCCCTAGGAATTCGGGAAGAAGTTTTGCATTTTGACATAGCAGTGGACCAAAAGAATCAATGA
- a CDS encoding nuclear transport factor 2 family protein produces the protein MNILNTITENEDQLIIAMKLGNVSALDKLIHKDLVFTIPNGQTVTKEMDLENYRKGLFKIKEITLKDRKITIVDNIAIVISVIHLEASYGAHEINGNFSYMRIWKEFDQNWQIIAGSSVEIIE, from the coding sequence ATGAACATTCTCAATACTATCACAGAAAATGAAGATCAATTAATCATTGCGATGAAGTTAGGAAACGTATCCGCACTAGACAAATTGATTCACAAAGATTTGGTCTTCACTATTCCTAACGGACAAACCGTAACAAAAGAAATGGATCTCGAGAACTATAGAAAGGGTTTATTTAAAATCAAAGAAATCACACTCAAAGACAGAAAAATAACTATCGTTGATAATATTGCAATTGTAATTTCCGTTATACATTTAGAGGCAAGTTATGGTGCTCATGAAATTAATGGAAATTTTAGCTATATGAGAATATGGAAAGAATTCGATCAGAATTGGCAAATAATCGCAGGCAGTTCTGTAGAAATCATAGAATGA
- a CDS encoding DNA polymerase domain-containing protein encodes MVASFEGILFDLYDLEGNITLWIQGEDELRCFQDVYYPSFYISGSEAYEKKFIARLIELNSLRSRPKRVDKLDFYKNEIRSVLEIHLSRPSVLKRIYQKLYAFYEKLDIYHSDIDITTSYLYSKGLFPLAKVRVLHEGSRIKEIVSLTNIQDYEYTVPNFRILQLSFKTNHRIGYSKSNPLVFSNSQGYNEEVFRPDPRDLLGRINEILREKDPDIILSSFGDQAIFPFLFQMSQSYGIKLLFDRDPYAITRKIQTLGTSFESYGQTIYRAPNYPLFGRLHIDVSNSFVYKESFINGVIELARLSRIPIQKMARSSTGTALTNIEMDVALRKNYLVPWQKSALERPKSAYELIRVDKGGLVCLPDTSYGSLLQNVTQLDFAQMYPSIMANYNISPETVNCPCCTVEEAEFLIPGTSFHVCAKRRGVVSEALDKLLVRRKYYKEQIERKSPNAEIYEARQNSLKWMFVTSFGYLGYRNAKFGRIESHEAVTAIGREVLLLAKEMAEDAGYTFLHAITDSIFIVKPNEEKFSKEELSTLCKNIGERTKIQLKVEGIYDWLVFPASKIDSKIGVVNRYLGKFASGELKIRGIFLRRKDIPNFVKNFQADVLEIMGTCSTKDELIAKRDLIDTVYHHYENELQSNRVALADLFLKRTITKSPDKYKANNSSTISLAALLDENITVQAGEKIKYLVLQGYRKKREYIPEEVALRLADTRSLSIHKEFYRDMLVQALEEVTEHLFTWQYFRSLRERQHLLPFVTELLC; translated from the coding sequence ATGGTCGCGAGCTTTGAGGGTATACTTTTTGATCTCTATGATTTGGAAGGCAATATTACTCTTTGGATCCAAGGCGAGGATGAGCTTCGGTGTTTCCAGGATGTTTACTACCCATCCTTCTATATTTCGGGAAGTGAGGCTTACGAGAAGAAATTTATTGCTCGCCTAATTGAGCTCAACTCACTGCGATCTCGACCTAAGCGAGTTGATAAGTTGGATTTTTACAAAAATGAGATTCGATCCGTTCTAGAGATCCATCTTTCCAGACCATCTGTCCTCAAGCGAATCTATCAGAAGCTCTATGCCTTCTACGAGAAATTGGATATCTACCATTCGGATATTGATATCACGACATCCTATCTCTATTCTAAGGGACTTTTTCCTCTGGCAAAAGTTCGCGTGCTACATGAAGGCTCCCGCATCAAAGAAATTGTATCACTTACAAATATTCAGGATTACGAATATACTGTTCCGAATTTTCGCATTCTACAACTCAGCTTCAAAACCAATCATCGAATCGGTTATTCGAAGTCCAATCCTCTGGTTTTTTCCAATTCACAAGGATACAACGAAGAAGTCTTTCGTCCTGATCCAAGAGATTTACTCGGTCGCATCAATGAGATTCTTCGCGAAAAGGATCCCGATATAATTCTTAGCTCTTTTGGAGATCAAGCGATTTTTCCATTTTTGTTTCAAATGTCTCAGAGCTATGGAATCAAGCTTCTTTTTGACAGAGATCCTTACGCAATCACAAGAAAAATCCAGACTCTAGGTACGAGTTTCGAATCATACGGTCAGACTATCTACAGAGCACCTAACTATCCTTTGTTTGGTAGATTGCATATCGACGTGTCCAATTCTTTTGTCTATAAAGAATCCTTTATCAATGGTGTAATCGAGCTTGCACGACTCAGCCGAATTCCTATTCAGAAAATGGCACGTTCCAGCACGGGAACAGCTCTCACAAATATTGAAATGGATGTTGCCCTGCGTAAGAATTATCTCGTGCCTTGGCAGAAGTCAGCTCTTGAGAGACCTAAGTCTGCATACGAATTGATACGAGTCGATAAGGGTGGACTCGTATGTCTGCCCGATACAAGTTATGGTTCTCTGTTACAAAATGTAACACAACTTGACTTTGCTCAGATGTATCCCTCTATCATGGCCAATTACAATATTAGTCCCGAAACTGTCAATTGTCCATGTTGTACTGTTGAGGAAGCAGAATTCCTGATTCCTGGGACGAGCTTTCATGTATGCGCTAAGAGGCGAGGTGTTGTCTCAGAAGCTCTCGATAAACTACTTGTTAGACGAAAATACTATAAAGAACAGATTGAACGCAAATCACCCAATGCAGAAATTTATGAAGCAAGACAGAATTCGCTAAAGTGGATGTTTGTTACAAGTTTTGGTTATCTCGGTTATAGAAATGCTAAGTTTGGTAGAATCGAAAGTCATGAAGCAGTCACAGCCATCGGGCGAGAAGTTCTTCTCTTAGCAAAAGAGATGGCAGAGGATGCGGGCTATACTTTTTTGCACGCGATCACAGATTCTATTTTTATTGTTAAACCAAATGAAGAGAAATTTTCAAAAGAAGAGCTTTCTACTCTTTGCAAAAATATCGGCGAACGAACCAAGATCCAACTCAAAGTAGAAGGAATCTATGATTGGTTGGTATTTCCTGCATCCAAAATCGATTCCAAAATTGGCGTGGTCAATCGTTATCTCGGTAAATTTGCATCAGGTGAGCTCAAAATTCGTGGAATCTTTCTTCGCAGAAAAGATATTCCCAATTTTGTCAAAAACTTTCAAGCAGATGTTTTGGAAATCATGGGAACATGCAGCACCAAGGATGAATTGATAGCAAAGCGCGATCTAATTGATACGGTTTATCATCACTACGAGAACGAACTGCAGAGCAATCGCGTAGCACTAGCTGATCTATTCTTAAAGAGAACAATTACGAAATCACCAGACAAATATAAAGCGAACAATTCGTCCACAATCTCACTCGCTGCTCTCTTAGATGAAAATATTACTGTCCAAGCAGGTGAAAAGATCAAGTATTTAGTTCTTCAAGGCTACCGAAAAAAGAGAGAGTATATTCCCGAAGAAGTCGCTCTTCGTCTAGCAGATACTAGATCACTTTCCATTCACAAAGAATTCTACCGCGATATGTTGGTTCAAGCACTAGAAGAAGTTACGGAGCATTTATTTACATGGCAGTATTTCCGAAGTCTTAGAGAGAGACAGCATCTCTTGCCTTTTGTAACTGAGCTCCTTTGTTAG